Proteins from one Dioscorea cayenensis subsp. rotundata cultivar TDr96_F1 unplaced genomic scaffold, TDr96_F1_v2_PseudoChromosome.rev07_lg8_w22 25.fasta BLBR01000644.1, whole genome shotgun sequence genomic window:
- the LOC120254819 gene encoding uncharacterized protein LOC120254819 produces MVDLIPFVALFSHQVVPEPRFGWLIVVAIYLIDQQPQGDVDQESSGSEDQNPFYSSSSSREGNSPSNCHQTRAVRRQEFDVKVDIPEFEGRMQPDEFVDCLHTVERVFDFKDVSDDRKVKLAALKLRKYVGLWWENLKRKRVREGRHPNAFLGEDEEGTKEKIFLGKNYRQDSYLKLHNFKHNDLYIEEYLAEFDYLMIKYDVVEPQEQTIARFLRGLRTEVGNMVQLQPYWTYSDVCKLVMRIERQLKEARGSGFRSVRKGGSFNQGKSSNSRPSKTVKPFTSRSLNKGESSKQQGPPNTSSRKCFKCRGYGHIAADCPNQKIISIVEEEIEEESDEDEVECSQMEEVVHADEGELLVCRSLNVQRTQEDGWLHHNIFHTRCTCHGKVYDVIIDGGSFENVVSSDMVDKLQLK; encoded by the exons ATGGTGGATCTCATCCCTTTTGTTGCGTTATTTTCACATCAGGTGGTACCAGAGCCTAGGTTCGGATGGCTGATCGTCGTCGCCATATACCTAAT AGATCAACAACCACAAGGTGATGTAGATCAAGAAAGTAGTGGCAGTGAAGACCAGAATCCCTTCTATTCTTCTTCTAGTTCTAGAGAAGGCAACAGCCCTAGCAATTGCCACCAAACACGTGCAGTCCGTAGGCAGGAATTTGACGTCAAGGTTGATATTCCAGAATTTGAAGGAAGAATGCAGCCTGACGAGTTCGTCGATTGCCTTCACACTGTCGAGAGAGTATTTGATTTTAAAGATGTATCTGATGATAGAAAGGTAAAGCTTGCTgctttaaaattaagaaaatatgttGGATTATGGTGGGAAAACTTGAAGAGGAAAAGAGTTCGAGAAGGAAGACACCCTAATGCGttcttgggagaagatgaagagggaaCTAAAGAGAAGATTTTTCTTGGGAAAAACTATAGACAAGATTCCTATCTCAAGCTTCATAATTTCAAACATAATGATCTATACATTGAAGAGTATCTTGctgaatttgattatttgatgaTCAAATATGATGTGGTAGAGCCTCAAGAGCAAACTATTGCTAGGTTTCTTAGAGGATTGAGGACTGAAGTAGGCAATATGGTGCAGCTACAGCCATATTGGACTTATTCAGATGTTTGTAAGCTTGTTATGAGGATTGAACGACAACTAAAAGAAGCTCGGGGAAGTGGTTTTCGTTCTGTAAGAAAGGGAGGTTCTTTTAACCAAGGGAAATCCTCAAATTCTAGGCCTTCTAAAACTGTAAAACCTTTTACCTCAAGGTCACTGAACAAAGGTGAAAGCTCTAAACAACAAGGCCCTCCTAATACAAGTTCAAGAAAGTGTTTCAAGTGCCGAGGATATGGGCATATTGCAGCAGATTGCCCAAATCAGAAAATAATTTCTATTGTCGAAGAAGAAATTGAGGAAGAGTCTGATGAAGATGAGGTTGAATGTTCTCAAATGGAAGAGGTAGTTCATGCAGATGAAGGAGAACTTCTTGTTTGTCGAAGTTTGAATGTTCAACGCACACAAGAAGATGGTTGGTTGCATCACAACATCTTCCATACTAGGTGCACTTGTCATGGTAAAGTCTACGATGTGATTATAGATGGGGGTAGTTTTGAAAATGTTGTTTCTAGCGACATGGTAGACAAATTGCAGCTGAAATAG
- the LOC120254820 gene encoding uncharacterized protein LOC120254820: MIFGELFSFPPDTNLKAEKLELGCPPIAEKGFRSPSSDDRSSVPISLIGLQSSWILLIEHSWSENPAARPTIREIIDRLTYVQKRIAHKKPWTDVTMKIISFSQQGPRGICILSANGVISNVTLRQPDFTGGTLTYETLGQVQDNNKELQQSLLEMKEERDQYCAEMMRQMKNMMMSFERRILQ; encoded by the exons atgatatttggAGAGCTCTTCTCATTTCCTCCGGACACGAATCTCAAAGCGGagaagctcgagctcggctgcCCTCCAATCGCCGAGAAAGGGTTCCGATCTCCGAGCTCCGACGATAGATCTAGCGTTCCAATCTCTTTGATCGGTCTGCAGAGTTCGTGGATCTT GTTGATTGAACATAGCTGGAGTGAAAACCCTGCTGCGAGACCAACTATCAGAGAAATAATAGACAGGCTGACTTATGTTCAAAAGCGGATTGCTCATAAGAAGCCATGGACG GATGTCACAATGAAGATCATATCATTTTCTCAGCAAGGGCCTCGGGGTATTTGTATTTTATCAGCTAATGGTGTCATTTCAAATGTTACACTTCGCCAACCAGATTTTACTGGTGGTACATTGACTTATGAG ACTCTTGGCCAAGTACAAGATAATAACAAGGAGCTTCAACAAAGTTTGCTTGAAATGAAAGAGGAGAGGGACCAATATTGTGCGGAGATGATGCGTCAAATGAAGaacatgatgatgagttttgagaGGAGGATTCTTCAGTAG